A genome region from Phoenix dactylifera cultivar Barhee BC4 chromosome 18, palm_55x_up_171113_PBpolish2nd_filt_p, whole genome shotgun sequence includes the following:
- the LOC103710713 gene encoding transaldolase-like gives MAVSLLSSSPSLFVPASPKVGRRNSSIRSPSGLVFHLRKSIPIVNAAGGNASSSLESDLSTELDAVSSFSEIVPDTVVFDDFERFPPTAATVSSSFLLGLCSLPDTKFKSGIETALADSECYEKESPSERMSCFFNKALVHVGADLGKLVPGRVSTEVDARLAYDTQGIIRRVHELLKLYNEVEVSSQRLLFKIPSTWQGIEASRLLESEGIQTHLTFVYSFSQAAAAAQAGASVIQIFVGRIRDWARNHSGDPEIEAACKNGEDPGLALVKKTYNYIHKYGHKSKLIAAAVRNKQDIFSLLGIDYIIAPLKILQSLKESVTYPEEKYSYIRRLSPGSAKMYDFTEEELIKWDQMSFACAMGPAAEELLSAGLEGYVNQTRRLEELFAKIWPPPNV, from the exons ATGGCCGTctcccttctctcctcctccccttctctcttcgtCCCTGCTTCTCCCAAG GTGGGAAGACGGAATTCTTCGATTCGATCGCCGTCCGGTCTGGTCTTCCACCTCCGGAAATCGATTCCGATAGTCAATGCCGCCGGCGGCAATGCCTCTTCTTCTCTCGAGTCCG ATTTGAGCACCGAGCTGGACGCCGTGTCGAGCTTCAGCGAGATCGTTCCGGACACCGTTGTTTTCGATGATTTCGAAAG GTTTCCGCCGACGGCCGCTACGGTTAGCTCTTCGTTCCTCTTGGGTCTTTGCAGCCTTCCCGACACCAAGTTCAAG AGCGGCATAGAGACGGCACTGGCGGATAGTGAATGCTACGAGAAAGAGAGTCCTAGTGAACGTATGTCCTGCTTCTTTAATAAG GCTTTGGTGCATGTTGGAGCTGATTTGGGCAAATTAGTCCCCGGACGGGTGTCAACTGAAGTGGATGCTCGTTTGGCTTATGATACACAAGGAATCATTCGAAGA GTGCATGAGCTGTTGAAGCTGTACAATGAAGTGGAAGTCTCTTCACAGCGTTTACTCTTTAAAATTCCTTCAACTTGGCAA GGGATAGAAGCCTCAAGATTGCTAGAATCTGAAGGAATACAAACTCACTTAACATTTGTTTATAG CTTTTCTCAGGCAGCAGCTGCAGCTCAGGCTGGTGCATCTGTTATCCAGATTTTTGTTGGTCGCATCAGG GATTGGGCTCGGAATCATTCTGGTGATCCTGAGATAGAAGCTGCTTGCAAAAATGGGGAAGATCCTGGATTGGCCTTG GTGAAGAAAACATATAATTACATTCACAAATATGGACATAAGTCAAAGCTGATAGCAGCAGCAGTGCGCAACAAACAGGACATCTTTAGCCTTCTTGG GATTGATTACATAATTGCTCCCTTGAAGATATTACAGTCTCTGAAAGAGTCTGTAACCTATCCTGAGGAGAAGTATTCTTACATCAGGAGGTTATCTCCAGGCTCTGCCAAGATGTATGATTTCACTGAAGAGGAG CTTATAAAGTGGGACCAGATGAGCTTTGCATGTGCAATGGGGCCAGCTGCTGAAGAGCTTCTGTCTGCTGGGCTGGAAGGTTATGTGAATCAAACGAGGCGCCTGGAGGAGCTTTTTGCCAAGATATGGCCACCTCCCAATGTTTAA
- the LOC103710712 gene encoding vesicle-associated protein 1-3 isoform X2, whose product MGMSTGDFLDIQPTELKFPFELKKQSSCSMRLTNKTDQYVAFKVKTTNPKKYCVRPNTGIVLPGSTCDVAVTMQAQKEAPPDMQCKDKFLLQSVMTEHGVTSKDITPEMFNKEHGKVVEEFKLRVAYIPANPPSPVPEESEEGSSPRSSTLENEVSRSYEEPSKEKSLEALALISKLTEEKTTTIQQNQKLRQELEFLRKASSKHHGGFSVTFVVLVGLLGVLIGYIIRKK is encoded by the exons ATGGGAATGAGTACCGGGGATTTTCTTGATATCCAGCCGACAGAGCTAAAATTTCCTT TTGAACTGAAGAAGCAGAGCTCATGTTCTATGCGATTGACCAACAAGACTGATCAGTACGTTGCTTTCAAG GTTAAAACaaccaacccaaagaaatactgTGTTCGCCCCAACACGGGGATAGTTCTACCTGGATCAACATGTGATGTCGCTG TAACAATGCAAGCCCAGAAGGAGGCTCCACCTGACATGCAATGCAAAGACAAGTTCCTCCTCCAGAGTGTTATGACTGAACATGGTGTGACGTCCAAGGATATAACCCCTGAAATG TTCAACAAAGAACATGGCAAGGTTGTTGAGGAGTTTAAGCTGCGGGTTGCTTACATTCCTGCCAATCCTCCCTCACCTGTCCCCGAAGAATCTGAAGAAGGATCTTCCCCAAGGTCTTCTACATTAGAAAACGAG GTATCAAGATCGTATGAAGAACCATCCAAGGAGAAGTCCCTAGAG GCACTAGCCCTGATTTCCAAGTTGACCGAGGAGAAAACGACCACCATTCAGCAAAATCAGAAGCTCCGTCAAGAGCTG GAGTTTCTAAGAAAAGCAAGTAGCAAGCATCATGGGGGTTTCTCAGTCACATTTGTGGTGCTGGTGGGTCTCCTTGGTGTTCTTATTGGCTATATCATAAGGAAGAAATAG
- the LOC103710712 gene encoding vesicle-associated protein 1-3 isoform X1: MGMSTGDFLDIQPTELKFPFELKKQSSCSMRLTNKTDQYVAFKVKTTNPKKYCVRPNTGIVLPGSTCDVAVTMQAQKEAPPDMQCKDKFLLQSVMTEHGVTSKDITPEMFNKEHGKVVEEFKLRVAYIPANPPSPVPEESEEGSSPRSSTLENEVQNLSLFDAVSRSYEEPSKEKSLEALALISKLTEEKTTTIQQNQKLRQELEFLRKASSKHHGGFSVTFVVLVGLLGVLIGYIIRKK, translated from the exons ATGGGAATGAGTACCGGGGATTTTCTTGATATCCAGCCGACAGAGCTAAAATTTCCTT TTGAACTGAAGAAGCAGAGCTCATGTTCTATGCGATTGACCAACAAGACTGATCAGTACGTTGCTTTCAAG GTTAAAACaaccaacccaaagaaatactgTGTTCGCCCCAACACGGGGATAGTTCTACCTGGATCAACATGTGATGTCGCTG TAACAATGCAAGCCCAGAAGGAGGCTCCACCTGACATGCAATGCAAAGACAAGTTCCTCCTCCAGAGTGTTATGACTGAACATGGTGTGACGTCCAAGGATATAACCCCTGAAATG TTCAACAAAGAACATGGCAAGGTTGTTGAGGAGTTTAAGCTGCGGGTTGCTTACATTCCTGCCAATCCTCCCTCACCTGTCCCCGAAGAATCTGAAGAAGGATCTTCCCCAAGGTCTTCTACATTAGAAAACGAGGTTCAAAACTTATCCTTGTTCGATGCC GTATCAAGATCGTATGAAGAACCATCCAAGGAGAAGTCCCTAGAG GCACTAGCCCTGATTTCCAAGTTGACCGAGGAGAAAACGACCACCATTCAGCAAAATCAGAAGCTCCGTCAAGAGCTG GAGTTTCTAAGAAAAGCAAGTAGCAAGCATCATGGGGGTTTCTCAGTCACATTTGTGGTGCTGGTGGGTCTCCTTGGTGTTCTTATTGGCTATATCATAAGGAAGAAATAG